Proteins found in one Oribacterium sp. oral taxon 102 genomic segment:
- a CDS encoding carbamoyl phosphate synthase small subunit, with protein MDAFLILEDGSTFQGSSIGSTREVISEIVFNTSMTGYLEVLTDPSYAGQAAVMTYPLIGSYGVCAEDMESERPQLDGFLVRELSRMPSNFRSENTIQNFLKKYDIPGIAGIDTRQLTKLLRDRGTMNGMITTKRYSMEEKEALLLRIRAYRVTGVVKRVSTREVYTAEAQNADGSRYTGEAAIRRVALLDVGAKRNIIRSLQRLGCEVTVYPSDTRAEIILGANPDGIMISNGPGDPKENAEIIEEVKKLYRAEIPIFAICLGHQLMALATGADTYKLKYGHRGGNHPVKDLESGRVYISSQNHGYAVDTATVRPEIAKEAFYNVNDRTNEGLRYIGKRILTVQYHPEACPGPRDSEYLFRRFIDMMEA; from the coding sequence ATGGACGCTTTTTTGATTCTGGAGGACGGAAGCACCTTTCAGGGGAGCTCGATCGGCTCCACGCGGGAGGTGATCTCCGAAATCGTGTTCAATACGTCGATGACGGGCTATCTCGAGGTATTGACCGACCCGAGCTATGCGGGACAGGCGGCGGTGATGACCTATCCGCTGATTGGCAGCTACGGGGTCTGCGCGGAGGACATGGAATCGGAGCGTCCGCAGCTGGACGGCTTTCTCGTGCGGGAGCTTTCCCGGATGCCGAGCAACTTCCGTTCGGAGAACACCATTCAGAATTTCCTGAAAAAATACGATATTCCGGGTATTGCCGGCATTGACACGAGACAGCTTACGAAGCTGCTTCGGGACAGGGGGACGATGAACGGAATGATTACGACGAAGCGCTACAGCATGGAGGAGAAGGAGGCACTGCTTCTGCGAATCCGTGCGTACCGCGTCACGGGTGTCGTGAAGCGCGTAAGCACGAGGGAGGTCTATACGGCGGAGGCGCAGAATGCGGACGGCAGCCGTTATACGGGGGAGGCGGCAATCAGGAGAGTCGCGCTTCTGGATGTCGGTGCGAAGCGGAACATCATCCGTTCCTTGCAGCGGCTGGGCTGCGAGGTGACGGTCTATCCCTCGGATACGAGGGCGGAGATCATCCTCGGAGCCAATCCCGATGGCATTATGATCTCGAACGGACCCGGGGATCCGAAGGAGAATGCAGAGATCATAGAGGAGGTGAAGAAGCTCTACCGCGCAGAGATTCCGATCTTCGCGATCTGTCTCGGGCATCAGCTCATGGCGCTTGCCACCGGCGCGGACACTTATAAGCTGAAGTATGGGCATCGCGGCGGCAACCATCCCGTCAAGGATCTGGAGAGCGGCAGGGTCTACATCAGCTCGCAGAACCACGGCTACGCAGTGGATACGGCGACAGTCCGCCCGGAGATTGCAAAGGAGGCATTTTACAATGTCAATGACCGGACGAATGAGGGGCTTCGCTACATCGGGAAGCGTATCCTGACGGTGCAGTATCATCCGGAGGCATGCCCGGGACCGAGGGACTCCGAATATCTGTTCCGTCGCTTTATTGACATGATGGAAGCATAG
- a CDS encoding D-alanyl-D-alanine carboxypeptidase family protein — MRCCRTGGGQQRLRFRLLLLVFLLLSFHLFSFSTFAAVWPSAELTAQAGVVLDVDTGTVLFEKNGTERLYPASITKVMTALVVLEHAKLGEKVTFSHDAVYNVDSGSSNAQIDEGDVLTVEDCLYALLLKSANEAANALAEHVAGSRAAFAELMNEKAAELGCTGTHFANPSGLWEEEHYTTAEDMARIGRAAFQNEDFLRIEESRSHRIAPSKRVPEGLMIYMEHKMLLPNSVYYDERVVAGKTGYTLASGNTLLTLAKSGGRRLAAVVLGDKNPAHYTDTRTLLDLGFNQTEKRTLPDSFYNMEMLRNRLVQDTVAEDSLKSSELELKGSRLVSVPLGTEETELHYRLNYNVPENAPQRAVAEIEYLLGDRQVGSDFIVKAQSIRILIEDAPAGTKAAAAAVTLSGFTVLGIVLFALFGGGAAAWARRLHGERQRRKELRENRLRRLRELDMSEEEFRELVEKRRKKRG, encoded by the coding sequence ATGAGGTGCTGTAGGACGGGAGGCGGACAGCAGAGGCTCCGCTTTCGCCTTCTTTTACTCGTCTTCCTGCTGCTTTCCTTTCATCTCTTCTCCTTTTCCACATTTGCGGCGGTCTGGCCGAGTGCAGAGCTGACCGCGCAGGCGGGCGTCGTACTGGATGTGGACACGGGGACGGTGCTCTTCGAGAAGAACGGGACGGAGCGTCTCTATCCGGCATCGATCACGAAGGTTATGACGGCACTGGTCGTGCTGGAGCATGCGAAGCTCGGCGAGAAGGTGACGTTTTCCCATGATGCGGTTTACAATGTGGACAGCGGCTCCTCGAATGCGCAGATCGACGAGGGGGATGTGCTGACGGTGGAGGACTGTCTCTATGCACTGCTTCTGAAGTCTGCGAATGAGGCAGCGAACGCGCTGGCGGAGCACGTCGCAGGCTCGCGCGCTGCCTTTGCGGAGCTGATGAATGAGAAGGCGGCGGAGCTTGGCTGTACGGGCACGCATTTTGCAAATCCCTCGGGGCTCTGGGAGGAGGAGCATTATACGACGGCGGAGGATATGGCGCGGATCGGGCGTGCCGCCTTTCAGAATGAGGATTTCCTCCGGATCGAGGAGAGCCGTTCGCATCGGATCGCGCCAAGCAAGAGGGTTCCGGAAGGGCTCATGATTTATATGGAGCACAAGATGCTGCTGCCGAACAGCGTCTACTATGACGAGAGGGTTGTCGCCGGAAAGACCGGCTATACGCTGGCTTCAGGAAATACGCTGCTTACGCTCGCGAAATCGGGCGGGCGCAGGCTGGCGGCGGTCGTGCTGGGAGACAAAAATCCCGCGCATTATACGGATACGAGGACGCTCCTTGATCTCGGCTTCAATCAGACAGAGAAGCGGACGCTTCCGGACAGCTTTTATAATATGGAGATGCTTCGGAATCGTCTGGTGCAGGATACGGTGGCAGAGGATAGCCTGAAGAGCTCGGAGCTGGAGCTGAAGGGCAGCCGTCTGGTTTCCGTTCCGCTGGGGACGGAGGAGACGGAGCTTCATTATCGTCTGAACTACAATGTTCCGGAAAATGCGCCGCAGCGGGCGGTCGCGGAGATCGAATATCTGCTGGGAGACCGGCAGGTCGGGAGTGACTTTATCGTGAAAGCGCAGTCAATCCGGATTCTGATCGAGGATGCACCGGCAGGAACCAAGGCAGCAGCCGCGGCGGTGACGCTGAGCGGCTTCACGGTACTGGGAATCGTACTTTTCGCACTCTTCGGCGGTGGTGCCGCCGCATGGGCGAGGCGGCTGCACGGGGAACGACAGCGGAGGAAGGAGCTTCGGGAGAATCGCCTCAGGCGTCTTCGGGAGCTGGATATGAGCGAGGAGGAATTTCGGGAGCTCGTAGAGAAGCGGCGGAAAAAGAGAGGATAA
- a CDS encoding aminopeptidase yields MRERYTDAVERIREITAERTVERPFRDFFRREARYIGELDGLLRALRGRTAWEADIACLRDAQRLYTEAAEQYESSYLNPAYAARTLSEYGAVLSALAMEIHGLLPDCFERREERITTVLELFLEIYCMFEVDNEDMPTARAVRDCFYSYCYDYSEELQRTVMEELYTRKPNLLKRIILEEDFRSTDYLYRSGEYVSEESLRTAEFILGLGADEIDRMAYAWYFGFKEGFRLQRKPYEKKSLLSFRFPAGFERVVQRTAAYFAEDGYDFSLPRRPRALLLRSPRGAGSYYVSPNRQLDYDHSYDLALVMGERISARMLEERRQLFRRYETEGVRDYAGPVVMESFGEPDFVPENRTEALCFSPHQTEVYGKYQSALQRLTHEYIREEERSFTIIAWPLPSIGAYFPEIFRETFAVNTLDSAKYGKIQERLIAALDSADFIRVTGRGNETDMRVCLHPLSDPERETRFENCLSDVNIPLGEVFTSPVLEGSEGLLHVNEVFIEGICFRGLRIRFTDGRVADYRCENFPDREEGRKLIRRLIFGEKERLPLGEFAIGTNTRAYRMIERFGLGAKMPILIAEKTGPHFAVGDTCYSFMEEMRLYNPDGREIIAKDNSCSILRKTCPEDAYFAVHTDITIPYRELGDILAVRRDGAELAIVKEGKFVLPGTEELNEVL; encoded by the coding sequence ATGAGGGAACGTTATACAGATGCGGTGGAGCGGATCCGGGAGATCACAGCAGAGCGGACTGTTGAGAGACCGTTCCGCGACTTTTTCCGAAGGGAAGCGAGGTATATCGGGGAGCTGGACGGCCTGCTTCGGGCGCTTCGCGGCAGAACGGCATGGGAGGCGGACATTGCCTGTCTCCGGGATGCGCAGCGGCTCTATACGGAGGCAGCGGAGCAGTATGAGAGCTCCTATCTGAATCCTGCCTATGCGGCGAGGACGCTTTCGGAGTACGGAGCGGTGCTTTCGGCACTGGCAATGGAGATTCACGGGCTGCTTCCGGACTGCTTCGAGAGGAGAGAGGAGCGGATCACTACTGTGCTCGAGCTCTTTCTGGAGATCTACTGTATGTTTGAGGTGGACAATGAGGACATGCCGACAGCGCGCGCCGTCCGGGACTGCTTCTATTCTTACTGCTATGATTACTCGGAGGAGCTGCAGCGCACGGTGATGGAGGAGTTGTATACGAGGAAGCCGAATCTTCTGAAGCGGATTATCCTGGAGGAGGACTTCCGGAGTACGGACTATCTCTACAGGAGCGGAGAATATGTGTCGGAGGAGTCGCTGCGAACCGCGGAGTTTATCCTCGGGCTCGGAGCGGACGAGATCGACCGGATGGCATATGCCTGGTATTTCGGCTTCAAGGAGGGCTTCCGCCTGCAGAGGAAGCCTTATGAAAAGAAATCCCTGCTTTCCTTCCGCTTCCCGGCAGGCTTCGAACGGGTCGTACAGCGAACTGCGGCGTATTTCGCGGAGGATGGCTATGACTTTTCGCTTCCGCGGCGTCCGCGGGCGCTGCTGCTGCGCTCTCCCAGAGGTGCGGGCAGTTATTATGTGAGCCCGAACCGGCAGCTGGACTATGATCATTCCTATGACCTCGCATTGGTAATGGGAGAGCGGATCAGTGCCAGGATGCTGGAGGAGCGCCGGCAGCTCTTTCGCCGTTATGAGACGGAGGGTGTAAGGGATTACGCCGGACCGGTTGTGATGGAGAGCTTCGGAGAACCGGACTTCGTACCGGAGAATCGGACGGAAGCGTTGTGCTTCTCTCCGCACCAGACAGAGGTTTACGGAAAGTATCAGAGCGCGCTGCAGCGCCTGACCCATGAATACATCCGGGAGGAGGAGCGGAGCTTCACGATCATTGCGTGGCCGCTGCCGTCGATCGGGGCATATTTTCCGGAGATTTTCCGGGAGACGTTCGCCGTGAATACGCTGGACAGTGCGAAATATGGGAAGATACAGGAGCGCCTGATCGCCGCGCTGGACAGCGCGGACTTTATCCGTGTCACGGGGCGGGGCAATGAGACGGACATGCGGGTCTGTCTGCATCCGCTGTCCGACCCTGAGCGGGAGACCCGTTTCGAGAACTGCCTGTCGGATGTGAATATCCCGCTGGGGGAGGTATTCACCTCTCCGGTACTGGAGGGCAGCGAGGGACTCCTGCATGTGAACGAGGTCTTTATCGAGGGGATCTGCTTCCGCGGACTCCGGATTCGCTTCACAGACGGCAGAGTAGCCGACTACAGATGCGAGAACTTCCCGGACAGGGAGGAGGGCAGGAAGCTGATCCGCAGGCTGATCTTCGGAGAGAAGGAGAGGCTCCCGCTCGGTGAGTTCGCGATCGGCACCAATACCCGCGCCTATCGTATGATTGAGCGCTTCGGGCTCGGCGCGAAGATGCCGATCCTGATCGCGGAAAAGACGGGTCCGCATTTCGCAGTGGGAGACACCTGCTATTCCTTCATGGAGGAGATGCGGCTGTACAATCCGGACGGCAGGGAGATCATCGCGAAGGACAATTCCTGCTCGATTCTCCGGAAGACCTGCCCGGAGGACGCTTACTTCGCAGTGCATACGGACATTACGATTCCCTATCGGGAGCTGGGGGATATCCTTGCGGTACGGCGGGATGGCGCGGAGCTTGCCATCGTGAAGGAGGGGAAATTTGTTCTGCCGGGAACGGAGGAGCTGAATGAGGTGCTGTAG
- a CDS encoding VanZ family protein, translating into MTRNRWIGVILFVCYLAALLYLMFFSDMEQRGILVKADYTYNLLPFREIRRYLFYGRQIGMGGVLLNLWGNIIGFLPLGFFLPVFSRRCREYWYDTLLAAYLLSYGIEMTQLLLRAGSCDVDDIILNTLGGGLGYLLFCLVQRVRSRRYRRRRRS; encoded by the coding sequence ATGACACGGAACCGCTGGATCGGTGTCATTTTGTTTGTGTGCTATCTTGCTGCGCTGCTCTATCTGATGTTCTTCTCGGATATGGAGCAGCGGGGTATCCTCGTGAAGGCGGATTATACCTATAATCTGCTTCCCTTCCGGGAGATTCGGAGATACCTTTTTTACGGGAGGCAGATCGGGATGGGAGGCGTGCTTCTGAATCTCTGGGGCAATATCATCGGCTTTCTGCCGCTGGGATTTTTTCTGCCTGTCTTTTCACGACGCTGCCGGGAATACTGGTACGATACCCTGCTTGCCGCCTATCTCCTGTCCTATGGGATAGAGATGACGCAGCTCCTGCTCCGCGCGGGGAGCTGTGATGTGGACGATATTATCCTGAATACACTGGGAGGCGGTCTGGGCTATCTGCTGTTTTGCCTGGTGCAGCGCGTTCGGAGCAGACGCTATCGGAGGCGCAGGAGGAGCTGA
- a CDS encoding GNAT family N-acetyltransferase, translating into MNGELRLSLTASEERAVSELIRLCNEADNTSYDTAAEWDFCYLYENPGEAESGVREPLLSVLFGYRIGEREQGREVLELSAFTHPRLRRQGLLRGSLNALQDDFRDFSWHFVLKPLRTAEGVREGRLPESAEKTVRALSFRRLHDELFLRKTLTRGIANPGDSLSNRYGELHFTPYHTDTLYLYGLLVYDRYLGQGHGRALMEAAEHFESGPYRQILLQVSSRNEIACGLYASLGYEVVDRSMVYAFSCKERS; encoded by the coding sequence ATGAACGGAGAGCTGCGTCTGTCTCTCACTGCGTCAGAGGAGAGGGCGGTATCGGAGCTGATTCGGCTCTGCAATGAGGCGGACAATACGAGTTACGATACCGCGGCAGAATGGGACTTCTGCTATCTTTATGAAAATCCGGGAGAGGCGGAGAGCGGTGTTCGGGAGCCCCTGCTCTCGGTACTCTTCGGCTATCGGATCGGAGAGCGGGAGCAGGGACGGGAGGTGCTGGAGCTATCTGCCTTCACGCACCCCCGGCTGCGGAGGCAGGGGCTCCTTCGGGGAAGCCTGAATGCGCTTCAGGACGATTTTCGGGACTTCAGCTGGCATTTCGTGCTGAAGCCTCTGCGGACGGCGGAGGGCGTTCGGGAGGGAAGACTGCCGGAAAGTGCGGAGAAAACCGTCCGGGCGCTCAGCTTCCGCAGACTTCACGATGAGCTTTTCCTGAGAAAGACACTTACGCGCGGGATCGCGAATCCCGGAGACAGTCTCTCGAATCGTTATGGGGAGCTGCATTTCACACCCTATCATACTGATACGCTCTATCTCTATGGTCTGCTCGTCTATGACCGCTATCTCGGACAGGGACATGGAAGGGCGCTGATGGAGGCGGCGGAGCATTTCGAGTCGGGACCGTACCGGCAGATCCTTCTGCAGGTCAGCTCCCGGAACGAGATCGCCTGCGGGCTCTATGCCAGTCTGGGCTATGAGGTCGTCGACAGGAGCATGGTTTATGCGTTCTCTTGTAAAGAGCGCAGCTGA
- the fba gene encoding class II fructose-1,6-bisphosphate aldolase: protein MLVNAKEMLDKALAGHYAVPQFNINDLEWTKSVLLACEEMKSPVILGVSEGAGKYMTGFKTVAAMVREMDKSLGITVPVALHLDHGTYEGSYKCIEAGFTSIMFDGSHYEIDENVAKTTELVAAAHKAGLSIEAEVGSIGGEEDGVIGMGECADPEECKRIADLGVDFLAAGIGNIHGIYPENWQGLSFDTLAAIKEKIGAALPLVLHGGSGIPEDQIRKAISLGVSKINVNTELQLVFARATREYIEAGNDRKGKGYDPRKLLKPGADAIIEECKNKIRLFGSDNKA from the coding sequence ATGTTAGTAAATGCGAAGGAAATGCTGGATAAGGCGCTTGCCGGACACTATGCGGTTCCGCAGTTCAATATCAATGATCTGGAGTGGACGAAGTCCGTGCTGCTCGCCTGTGAGGAGATGAAGTCTCCGGTGATCCTCGGGGTTTCCGAGGGTGCCGGCAAGTATATGACCGGCTTCAAGACGGTGGCGGCTATGGTCAGGGAGATGGACAAGAGTCTCGGCATCACGGTACCGGTAGCGCTGCATCTGGATCATGGAACCTATGAGGGGAGCTATAAGTGCATCGAGGCAGGCTTCACCTCTATCATGTTCGATGGCTCACACTATGAGATCGACGAGAATGTAGCGAAGACGACCGAGCTGGTAGCCGCCGCGCATAAGGCAGGGCTTTCCATCGAGGCGGAGGTCGGCTCCATCGGCGGAGAGGAAGACGGCGTGATAGGCATGGGCGAGTGCGCAGATCCGGAGGAATGCAAGCGGATCGCAGATCTGGGCGTGGACTTCCTCGCAGCAGGCATCGGCAACATTCACGGTATCTATCCGGAGAACTGGCAGGGGCTCTCCTTCGATACGCTTGCGGCGATCAAGGAGAAGATCGGCGCAGCGCTTCCCCTGGTGCTGCACGGCGGTTCCGGCATTCCGGAGGATCAGATCAGGAAGGCGATTTCTCTCGGCGTTTCCAAGATCAATGTGAATACGGAGCTGCAGCTCGTATTTGCGAGGGCGACCAGAGAGTACATCGAGGCAGGCAACGACAGGAAGGGCAAGGGCTATGATCCGCGGAAGCTGCTGAAGCCGGGGGCAGATGCCATCATCGAGGAGTGTAAGAATAAGATCCGTCTCTTCGGCTCTGACAACAAGGCATAA
- the thrC gene encoding threonine synthase — protein sequence MNYQSTRGGETGVSPSLAILKGLAADGGLFVPEELPRLDGRPEDFRELSYQETAYRVMKQFFTDFTEEELRCCVAAAYDGKFDTASIAPLEKRDGCYFLELFHGRTIAFKDMALSILPHLMVTSARKNGVEDRIVILTATSGDTGKAAMAGFQDVPGTEIIVFYPKDGVSRFQELQMRTQNGGNTHVSAILGNFDDAQTGVKQIFGDKAFRERLKRRGLILSSANSINIGRLIPQVAYYVYAYAQLLSSGELENGEEINVCVPTGNFGNILAAKLAKEMGIPIAKLLCASNENRVLTDFFRDGIYDRNRPFLLTSSPSMDILLSSNLERLLYLSAGRNSEKTAALMRELGAEGRYRVDDRMRDFMGDFYGGCAAEPEVFACIRALYEKSGYVIDPHTAVAKAVYDRYRSETGDRRKTVIAATASPFKFAPAVMQALSEDCGDGDIFRLIDRLSEISGVVEPEAVREVRNAPLRHDTVSAVAEMEKTVEGFLR from the coding sequence ATGAACTACCAGTCGACAAGAGGCGGGGAAACGGGGGTCAGCCCGAGCCTCGCGATCCTGAAGGGACTTGCCGCGGACGGCGGGCTTTTCGTGCCGGAGGAGCTGCCGCGCCTTGACGGTAGGCCGGAGGATTTCAGGGAACTCTCCTATCAGGAGACTGCATACCGCGTGATGAAGCAGTTTTTCACGGACTTCACGGAGGAGGAGCTGCGCTGCTGCGTTGCTGCTGCCTATGACGGAAAGTTCGACACTGCGTCGATTGCGCCGCTCGAGAAGCGGGACGGCTGCTATTTTCTCGAGCTTTTTCACGGGAGAACCATCGCCTTCAAGGACATGGCGCTTTCGATTCTGCCGCATCTGATGGTTACCAGTGCGCGGAAGAACGGCGTGGAGGATCGCATCGTGATCCTGACGGCGACCTCCGGGGATACCGGCAAGGCGGCGATGGCAGGCTTTCAGGATGTGCCGGGGACGGAGATCATCGTCTTCTATCCGAAGGATGGCGTTTCCCGCTTTCAGGAACTGCAGATGCGGACGCAGAATGGCGGGAATACCCATGTTTCCGCCATTCTGGGGAACTTCGATGACGCGCAGACCGGTGTCAAGCAGATCTTCGGGGACAAGGCGTTCCGGGAGAGACTGAAGAGGCGCGGGCTGATCCTCTCCTCTGCGAATTCCATCAATATCGGACGTCTCATCCCGCAGGTGGCATACTATGTCTATGCGTACGCACAGCTGCTCTCCTCCGGAGAGCTCGAGAACGGGGAGGAAATCAATGTCTGCGTGCCGACCGGTAATTTCGGCAATATTCTCGCTGCGAAGCTGGCAAAGGAGATGGGGATCCCGATCGCGAAGCTGCTCTGCGCTTCCAATGAGAACCGGGTGCTTACCGACTTTTTCCGGGACGGGATCTATGACAGGAACCGCCCCTTCCTGCTGACGAGCTCTCCGTCCATGGATATCCTGCTCTCCTCCAACCTCGAACGGCTGCTCTATCTCTCCGCGGGACGGAATTCGGAGAAAACCGCAGCGCTGATGCGGGAGCTCGGCGCAGAGGGAAGGTATCGGGTTGACGACAGGATGCGGGACTTCATGGGAGATTTCTACGGCGGCTGCGCCGCGGAGCCGGAGGTATTCGCCTGCATCCGCGCACTGTATGAGAAGAGCGGCTATGTCATCGACCCGCATACAGCGGTGGCAAAGGCGGTTTATGACCGTTACCGGAGCGAGACGGGAGACCGGAGAAAGACGGTGATCGCCGCTACCGCGAGCCCCTTCAAGTTTGCGCCGGCAGTAATGCAGGCATTGTCGGAGGACTGCGGAGATGGGGATATTTTCCGTCTGATCGACCGGCTCTCAGAGATATCGGGCGTTGTGGAGCCCGAGGCGGTGCGGGAGGTCAGGAACGCACCGCTCCGTCACGATACGGTATCTGCGGTTGCGGAGATGGAAAAAACAGTGGAGGGCTTCCTCCGTTAA
- the udk gene encoding uridine kinase — MNSCIMIGVAGGSGSGKSTFTNRLKDAFGDRVTVIYHDNYYKSNDGVPFEIRQRENYDHPSAFETDLLIRHLKALRRGEKVQCPVYNYSEHNRTRETIELAPSRIIIVEGILVLENPELRSLFDIKVYVEADADERIIRRIIRDVTERGRHVEDISEQYLTTVKPMHYLYVEPTRATADIVINSGMNDVAFDLMRTKIESLLRPE; from the coding sequence ATGAATTCCTGTATCATGATCGGGGTTGCGGGCGGCTCCGGCTCCGGCAAGTCGACCTTTACCAACCGGCTGAAGGATGCCTTTGGGGATCGGGTCACGGTTATTTATCATGACAATTACTATAAGTCCAATGACGGCGTTCCCTTCGAGATCCGGCAGAGGGAGAACTACGATCATCCGAGCGCCTTCGAAACAGATCTGCTGATCCGCCATCTGAAGGCGCTTCGCAGAGGGGAGAAGGTGCAGTGTCCGGTTTACAATTATTCCGAGCACAACCGCACGAGGGAGACAATAGAGCTCGCGCCCTCGAGGATCATCATTGTCGAGGGGATTCTGGTGCTGGAGAATCCGGAGCTTCGTTCCCTCTTCGACATCAAGGTCTATGTGGAGGCGGATGCCGACGAGCGGATCATTCGCAGGATCATTCGGGACGTAACGGAGAGGGGACGTCATGTCGAGGATATTTCGGAGCAGTATCTGACGACGGTGAAGCCGATGCACTACCTCTATGTAGAGCCGACCCGGGCGACAGCGGATATCGTCATTAACAGCGGGATGAATGATGTTGCCTTCGATTTGATGCGAACCAAGATCGAGAGTCTGCTTCGTCCGGAATGA
- a CDS encoding ABC transporter permease subunit — MRQNPIFRRDELLLNRGYMLTALLIVVNAVFSVLVLINLYALSLRAMETGEIRYRAFLELYYALAAAELLLLLLLGPALTAPALTGERERRTLPLLLTTLLTPADLVLGKFFSALSALGTLGASTLPLLLTGFVYGGIGSGELFLFLLLYLLTAVFSAAAGMLFSALCRSTAAAMLGSYSLVFVTAGLLVPLYLYRGLLPLPAPLLLFLSAAGLLLLSALFLWISLRRISPGKRRTGSA, encoded by the coding sequence ATGAGACAGAATCCGATTTTCCGGAGAGATGAGCTGCTGCTGAATCGCGGATATATGCTGACGGCGCTGCTCATCGTGGTGAACGCGGTCTTTTCCGTGCTGGTGCTGATCAATCTCTATGCCCTTTCCCTGCGCGCTATGGAGACGGGAGAGATTCGCTATCGCGCCTTTCTGGAGCTCTACTATGCCCTTGCCGCGGCGGAGCTTTTGCTGCTCCTGCTGCTGGGACCTGCGCTGACTGCGCCGGCGCTCACGGGGGAACGGGAGCGAAGGACGCTGCCGCTTCTCCTGACGACACTGCTTACGCCGGCAGATCTCGTGCTCGGGAAGTTTTTCAGCGCGCTGAGCGCGCTCGGTACGCTCGGCGCGAGCACCCTGCCGCTCCTCCTGACCGGCTTCGTCTACGGCGGGATCGGCAGCGGGGAGCTGTTTCTCTTCCTGCTGCTTTATCTGCTTACGGCGGTATTCTCCGCGGCGGCGGGCATGCTGTTTTCCGCCCTGTGCAGGAGCACGGCGGCAGCGATGCTCGGAAGCTACAGTCTGGTTTTCGTGACGGCGGGGCTTCTCGTGCCGCTCTATCTCTACCGCGGACTGCTTCCGCTTCCGGCGCCGCTCCTGCTGTTTCTCTCCGCCGCGGGGCTTCTGCTGCTTTCCGCTCTCTTCCTCTGGATCAGCCTCCGGAGGATTTCTCCGGGGAAGAGGCGGACGGGCTCCGCGTGA
- a CDS encoding ABC transporter ATP-binding protein encodes MIELRKLRKSYGSRQALDGLSLTVPDGAAYGLIGPNGAGKSTVLRLLLGLESADSGELWLDGMRPDSNVRRLKKRIGYAADSFGSYPGLEVGEYMRFFAACYELSGTAVTRRIQLLLEQAGLMGREGQQVDSLSRGQQQRLSIARALIHDPRILILDEPTEGIEPGSRQALLRFLSELSGEGKTLLVSARQLSELSGLCTHVGILDHGRLLIEGEVSEVLRSVNASSPIVLSIAGALPETMRILRRDRKVRALSIRNREIWIHYDGTEEEEAGLLAELVAAGIPVRGFHREKGDLEAIFLRLNGNRGERTVTSYETESDFPER; translated from the coding sequence ATGATAGAGCTTCGTAAGCTTAGGAAGAGCTACGGAAGCCGGCAGGCGCTGGACGGGCTGAGCCTGACCGTACCGGACGGCGCAGCATATGGGCTGATCGGGCCGAACGGCGCGGGAAAAAGCACAGTTCTCCGTCTGCTTCTGGGGCTGGAAAGTGCGGACAGCGGAGAGCTCTGGCTGGATGGGATGCGGCCGGACTCGAATGTAAGGCGGCTGAAAAAGAGGATCGGCTATGCGGCGGACAGCTTCGGCTCCTATCCGGGGCTGGAGGTCGGGGAATATATGCGCTTTTTTGCCGCCTGCTACGAGCTCTCCGGCACAGCGGTGACGCGGCGGATACAGCTCCTGCTCGAGCAGGCGGGGCTTATGGGGAGAGAGGGGCAGCAGGTAGACAGCCTGTCCCGGGGGCAGCAGCAGAGGCTCTCCATCGCGAGAGCGCTGATTCATGACCCGAGGATATTGATTCTGGACGAACCGACAGAGGGAATAGAGCCTGGCAGCCGGCAGGCGCTGCTCCGGTTCCTGTCCGAGCTCTCCGGCGAGGGCAAGACGCTGCTCGTATCCGCGAGACAGCTCTCCGAGCTTTCGGGACTCTGCACGCATGTCGGGATACTGGATCACGGCAGGCTGCTGATAGAGGGAGAGGTCTCGGAGGTACTGCGAAGCGTCAATGCGTCAAGCCCGATCGTGCTTTCGATAGCGGGTGCGCTGCCGGAGACCATGCGGATACTCAGGAGGGATCGGAAAGTCCGTGCCCTCAGCATTCGAAACAGAGAGATCTGGATACACTATGACGGCACAGAGGAGGAGGAAGCGGGACTTCTGGCGGAGCTCGTGGCGGCGGGGATCCCGGTACGGGGCTTTCACCGGGAGAAGGGAGATCTGGAGGCGATTTTTCTCCGCCTGAATGGAAATCGAGGCGAAAGGACGGTGACGAGCTATGAGACAGAATCCGATTTTCCGGAGAGATGA